The following are encoded in a window of Ruminiclostridium herbifermentans genomic DNA:
- a CDS encoding alpha/beta hydrolase, with the protein MKLKKRSILIIAVMVIMTVVGCSSQSTHTSLVPSNETVAVSTTELTSVESMADKQNTSKRFKKITISSVALQKEMRVNVYLPKEYSQNKKYPVLYLIHGYTGNEDSWFPDLQVERKADKLIENKEIEPLIIVSPQIDNSYGINSEVFSIENGIAPSHFDKGMYEDYLYKELIPYIDANYSTIASKEGRYIGGLSMGGWVALHMAFTYTDMFSKVGGHSPAIFIDQYPGSAMAFLYPTEKLRNERDPIRVAESKDLTSLKVFLDCGDNDSYQFYEGCEQLNEILKSKGVDSQYHLSAGEHDGAYWEANVEKYLKFYAGK; encoded by the coding sequence GAAGTATCCTTATAATAGCTGTAATGGTTATTATGACAGTAGTTGGATGTAGTTCACAAAGCACTCATACTTCTTTAGTACCATCAAATGAAACGGTAGCAGTTTCAACAACAGAATTAACCTCAGTAGAATCAATGGCAGATAAGCAAAATACTTCGAAGAGATTTAAAAAAATCACTATTTCAAGTGTTGCATTACAAAAAGAAATGCGTGTAAATGTATATTTGCCTAAGGAATATAGCCAAAATAAAAAATATCCTGTTCTGTATTTAATTCATGGATACACGGGAAATGAAGATTCTTGGTTTCCTGACCTTCAGGTTGAAAGGAAGGCGGATAAACTTATTGAAAATAAGGAGATCGAGCCATTAATTATTGTTTCTCCACAAATCGATAACAGCTATGGAATCAATTCTGAAGTGTTTTCTATTGAGAACGGTATCGCGCCTTCACATTTTGATAAAGGTATGTACGAAGACTATCTTTACAAGGAATTAATTCCTTATATTGATGCAAATTATAGTACAATTGCATCAAAAGAAGGTCGATATATAGGAGGATTATCTATGGGCGGCTGGGTAGCTTTACATATGGCATTTACTTATACAGATATGTTTAGTAAGGTTGGAGGACATAGTCCAGCAATATTTATAGACCAATACCCAGGTAGTGCAATGGCCTTTTTGTATCCTACTGAAAAACTTAGAAATGAAAGAGATCCCATTCGTGTAGCTGAGAGTAAAGATCTTACAAGCTTAAAAGTGTTTTTAGATTGTGGCGATAATGACAGCTATCAATTTTATGAGGGCTGTGAACAACTGAATGAGATATTAAAGTCAAAGGGTGTAGATTCACAGTATCACTTAAGCGCAGGCGAACATGATGGGGCCTATTGGGAAGCTAATGTTGAAAAATATTTAAAATTCTATGCTGGTAAATAA